One Aegilops tauschii subsp. strangulata cultivar AL8/78 chromosome 7, Aet v6.0, whole genome shotgun sequence genomic window carries:
- the LOC109738777 gene encoding uncharacterized protein, which yields MEPIKPTPTLTSKICIQHEPADGGDAASGTIGGLPFHLTEEILRCVSPLDSVRLATVCRSWAATISERLARPTPHLFALEVLHEHPRGAIFSVPVDDNEEDSPAPAMPAMGWHAECFELCGASSSGSLSFVNGSHVLLVNPVTGASGSVQISASISRTGPKLCTGAEAFFITEFHRGVSLWWWCSDEWSEQKLLLPQGFEIYHAIALSAYSGGVLYALEFSGLVYTMDTQAPLPWRLTRLRAPSILEQYSPIFGYRFIRNCHLLESEDEVMFVGPVFATKEPGCPKSICGFEVYRLDVHGARWVKVERLAGEQALFVSDQSSFALHASEVPGCMSNCIYFVGDVDECSFSTWGIYSMEERKVLFQSPVGGLPGKYKAARWFFPGVVMPLARQCTNLGQRRKINGL from the exons atGGAGCCGATCAAACCCACGCCCACCCTAACAAGCAAGATCTGCATCCAACACGAACCCGCCGACGGCGGAGATGCCGCGAGCGGAACCATCGGCGGCCTCCCTTTCCACCTCACGGAGGAGATCCTCCGCTGCGTCAGCCCGCTCGATTCGGTGCGCCTCGCCACCGTTTGCAGGTCCTGGGCGGCGACCATCTCCGAGCGGCTAGCGAGACCCACCCCGCACCTGTTCGCACTCGAGGTCCTCCACGAGCACCCCCGCGGGGCGATCTTCTCCGTGCCGGTCGATGACAACGAGGAGGACTCGCCAGCGCCGGCCATGCCGGCCATGGGCTGGCACGCGGAATGTTTCGAGCTGTGTGGCGCCTCTTCCAGCGGCAGCCTCTCCTTCGTGAACGGCAGCCATGTCCTCCTCGTAAACCCTGTCACCGGCGCGTCCGGGAGCGTTCAGATTTCTGCGAGCATCTCTCGGACCGGACCTAAG CTTTGCACCGGCGCCGAGGCGTTCTTCATTACTGAGTTccataggggtgtctctctctgGTGGTGGTGCTCGGACGAGTGGAGCGAGCAGAAGCTGCTTCTGCCTCAAGGGTTCGAAATCTACCATGCCATTGCTCTGTCGGCCTACAGCGGCGGTGTCTTGTATGCTCTGGAATTCTCTGGTTTGGTGTACACCATGGATACCCAGGCACCGCTGCCTTGGCGCCTGACAAGGCTCCGTGCGCCGAGCATTCTCGAGCAGTACTCCCCAATCTTCGGGTACCGCTTCATTCGGAACTGCCACCTGCTCGAGTCAGAAGACGAGGTCATGTTTGTTGGTCCTGTGTTCGCAACAAAAGAGCCCGGATGCCCCAAATCCATCTGTGGCTTCGAGGTGTACAGGCTGGATGTTCATGGGGCACGGTGGGTGAAGGTGGAGAGGCTCGCCGGCGAACAGGCGCTTTTCGTGAGCGATCAATCATCGTTCGCGCTGCatgcttcagaggtgccagggtGCATGAGCAACTGCATCTACTTTGTAGGTGATGTTGACGAGTGCTCATTCAGCACTTGGGGCATCTACTCCATGGAGGAGCGGAAGGTGCTGTTTCAGAGCCCTGTTGGCGGTTTGCCGGGGAAGTACAAAGCTGCCCGGTGGTTCTTCCCTGGTGTTGTGATGCCACTTGCGCGACAATGTACAAACTTGGGACAAAGGAGAAAAATCAATGGCCTTTAG